A portion of the Gimesia chilikensis genome contains these proteins:
- a CDS encoding type IV pilus modification PilV family protein, with product MTRPKLRRRRGFTLIEMMVSGVLLTTVFMIVVPSIYWVHREQKQSEQRQVALVEVENLMERTAALPFPEMTQATVDKFALSESALKQLPDADLKIRIQETKDLPLMKKIQIQLGWRDQRGLIQQPVRLTSWVSPKGKQ from the coding sequence GTGACTCGGCCGAAGCTGCGTAGGCGTCGGGGATTCACGCTGATTGAAATGATGGTCTCGGGAGTTCTGCTGACGACTGTCTTCATGATCGTGGTGCCTTCGATTTACTGGGTCCATCGCGAACAGAAACAGTCCGAGCAGAGACAGGTCGCGCTGGTCGAAGTGGAAAACCTGATGGAACGGACCGCGGCCCTGCCATTTCCGGAGATGACGCAGGCGACGGTTGACAAGTTCGCACTCTCGGAGAGTGCCTTGAAGCAACTCCCTGACGCCGACCTGAAGATTCGCATCCAGGAGACGAAAGATTTACCGCTGATGAAAAAAATTCAGATTCAGCTGGGCTGGCGTGATCAGCGTGGTCTCATCCAGCAGCCGGTACGCTTAACTTCCTGGGTCTCCCCAAAGGGTAAGCAGTAA
- a CDS encoding PulJ/GspJ family protein encodes MRRRGFMISIRQHGIPPGISLVEVVVAMAIATVLMGLSMTTLHTIMRAERESSEAVWLGASFQRFSRLFRDDIHAAESVQLEPEKVANPKTLVIQKPDGEQITWRIEEFRIDRVVTREGKVLHEDMFYVPAGSEAHFIQQQRLNQAGISIREPGSPVLPDKESGNTPESRPRAAHELAVLSTIGRDYRLTQISFEQSEKETNQTN; translated from the coding sequence ATGCGACGACGTGGATTTATGATCTCAATCAGGCAGCACGGCATTCCGCCCGGAATATCCCTGGTGGAAGTCGTCGTAGCCATGGCGATTGCGACTGTGCTCATGGGGCTCAGCATGACCACGCTGCATACCATCATGCGTGCCGAGCGGGAATCGAGTGAGGCAGTCTGGCTGGGGGCCTCTTTCCAGCGTTTCTCAAGACTGTTCCGTGATGACATTCATGCTGCAGAATCAGTGCAGCTGGAACCGGAGAAAGTCGCCAACCCGAAAACACTGGTTATCCAGAAGCCGGACGGGGAACAGATTACCTGGCGGATTGAGGAGTTCCGCATCGATCGCGTAGTCACCCGGGAAGGGAAAGTTCTACACGAAGATATGTTCTATGTTCCCGCAGGAAGCGAGGCGCATTTTATCCAGCAGCAGCGGTTAAATCAGGCAGGCATCAGCATTCGGGAACCCGGTTCCCCGGTCCTGCCGGACAAGGAGAGCGGGAACACGCCGGAGAGTCGCCCCCGAGCGGCTCATGAACTTGCCGTGCTCTCTACAATTGGTCGTGATTATCGGCTGACACAAATTTCTTTCGAGCAATCGGAAAAAGAAACAAACCAGACGAACTGA
- a CDS encoding DUF1559 domain-containing protein — translation MKNEVPFRFRSARELRRPGFTLIELLVVIAIIAILIALLLPAVQQAREAARRVTCKNNLVQISLALQNYEMAYEMLPAGVYNDTGPIKNEPKGYHMNWLSGLMPYLDQPAVFEHIDFKQSVYAPANNDVREVEMVVLHCPSDPMNYYTYASSEEGVPLFQTNYGACYNGTEAPLDSENNGVMFLNSSIRYDQITDGSSNTIFVGEHFYTKDNLGWLSGTSATLRNTSSINGDKPGRANRYTQPPGLEPDSDADSGKDKGDPLLKMGGFGSYHAGGAHFGFGDGRVQFISENIDAPLLHQLGNRADGKLMKKAF, via the coding sequence ATGAAGAACGAAGTTCCTTTCAGATTTCGCAGTGCCCGTGAACTGCGGCGACCTGGCTTCACCTTGATTGAGCTGCTGGTGGTCATCGCCATTATCGCGATTTTAATCGCACTGCTCCTGCCTGCGGTTCAGCAGGCCCGTGAAGCAGCGCGACGGGTTACCTGCAAGAACAACCTCGTCCAGATCAGCCTGGCGCTGCAGAATTACGAGATGGCGTACGAAATGCTGCCGGCGGGTGTCTATAACGATACCGGGCCCATCAAGAATGAACCCAAGGGGTATCACATGAACTGGCTGTCAGGGTTGATGCCGTATCTGGATCAGCCGGCTGTGTTCGAGCACATCGACTTCAAGCAGAGTGTGTATGCTCCCGCCAACAACGACGTCCGCGAAGTGGAGATGGTCGTTTTGCATTGTCCCTCCGACCCGATGAACTATTACACGTACGCAAGTTCTGAAGAGGGCGTCCCATTGTTTCAGACCAACTACGGTGCCTGTTACAACGGTACTGAAGCACCGCTGGACAGCGAGAATAACGGTGTGATGTTTCTCAACAGCAGTATTCGTTATGACCAGATTACAGACGGCAGTTCCAACACGATATTTGTCGGCGAACACTTCTATACCAAAGACAATCTGGGGTGGTTATCCGGCACCTCTGCAACATTGCGGAATACAAGCTCTATCAATGGGGACAAACCGGGGAGAGCCAACAGGTACACTCAACCTCCCGGGCTGGAGCCGGATTCTGATGCTGATTCTGGGAAAGACAAAGGGGACCCGCTACTGAAAATGGGAGGCTTTGGCAGCTATCATGCGGGGGGTGCCCATTTCGGATTTGGAGATGGCAGGGTGCAGTTCATTTCAGAGAATATCGACGCGCCGCTGTTGCATCAGCTGGGGAACCGCGCGGATGGAAAGCTGATGAAAAAAGCGTTTTAA